The Lepus europaeus isolate LE1 chromosome 21, mLepTim1.pri, whole genome shotgun sequence genome has a window encoding:
- the TRAF7 gene encoding E3 ubiquitin-protein ligase TRAF7 isoform X2 — protein sequence MSSGKSARYSRFCTPDCTAATRMETTFGPAFSAVTTVAKADGAGTYKQHRRTPSSSSSLAYSPREEEDSMPPISTPRRSDSAISVRSLHSESSMSLRSTFSLPEEEEEPEPLVFAEQPSVKLCCQLCCSVFKDPVITTCGHTFCRRCALKSEKCPVDHAKLTVVVNNIAVAEQIGELFIHCRHGCRVAGGGKPPAFEVDPRGCPFTIKLSARKEHESSCDYRPVRCPNNPGCPPLLTMNLEAHLKECEHIKCPHSKCTFIGNQDTYETHLETCRFEGLKEFLQQTDDRFHEMHVALAQKDQEIGFLRSMLGKLSERVDQLEKSLELKFDVLDENQSKLSEDLMEFRRDASMLNDELSHINARLNMGILGSYDPQQIFKCKGTFVGHQGPVWCLCVYSMGDLLFSGSSDKTIKVWDTCTTYKCQKTLEGHDGIVLALCIQGCKLYSGSADCTIIVWDIQNLQKVNTIRAHDNPVCTLVSSHNMLFSGSLKAIKVWDIVGTELKLKKELTGLNHWVRALVAAQSYLYSGSYQTIKIWDIRTLDCIHVLQTSGGSVYSIAVTNHHIVCGTYENLIHVWDIESKEQVRTLTGHVGTVYALAVISTPDQTKVFSASYDRSLRVWSMDNMICTQTLLRHQGSVTALAVSRGRLFSGAVDSTVKVWTC from the exons ATGAGCTCTGGCAAGAGCGCCCGCTACAGCCGCTTCTGCACTCCAGACTGCACTGCTGCG ACCAGAATGGAAACGACCTTCGGGCCTGCCTTTTCGGCCGTCACCACTGTCGCGAAAG CGGACGGAGCCGGCACGTACAAGCAGCACCGCAGGACGCCTTCctcctccagctctctggcctaCTCCCCGCGAGAGGAAGAGGACAGCATG CCCCCCATCAGCACTCCCCGCCGCTCCGACTCCGCCATCTCTGTGCGCTCCCTACACTCCGAGTCCAGCATGTCCCTGCGCTCCACGTTCTCGCtgcccgaggaggaggaggagccg gAGCCGCTGGTGTTTGCAGAGCAGCCCTCCGTGAAGCTGTGTTGCCAGCTGTGCTGCAGCGTGTTCAAGGACCCCGTGATCACCACGTGCGGG CACACGTTCTGTAGAAGATGTGCCCTCAAGTCAG aGAAGTGTCCCGTGGACCACGCCAAGCTGACGGTGGTGGTGAACAACATCGCGGTGGCCGAGCAGATCGGGGAGCTCTTCATCCACTGCAGGCACGGCTGCCGGGTGGCGGGGGGCGGGAAGCCCCCCGCCTTCGAGGTGGACCCCCGAGGGTGCCCCTTCACCATCAAGCTCAGCGCCCGCAA GGAGCACGAGAGCAGCTGCGACTACAGGCCTGTGCGGTGCCCCAACAACCCCGGCTGCCCCCCGCTCCTGACGATGAACCTGGAGGCCCACCTCAAGGAATGCGAGCACATCAAGTGTCCTCACTCCAA ATGCACGTTCATCGGGAACCAGGACACGTACGAGACGCACCTGGAGACGTGCCGCTTCGAGGGCCTGAAGGAGTTCCTGCAGCAGACGGACGACCGCTTCCACGAGATGCacgtggcgctggcccagaagGACCAGGAGATCGGCTTCCTGCGCTCCATGTTGGGCAAGCTCTCCGAGAGGGTGGACCAGCTGGagaagagcctggagctcaagtTCG ATGTCCTGGATGAGAACCAGAGCAAGCTCAGCGAGGACCTCATGGAGTTCCGCAGAGACGCGTCCATGCTGAAT GACGAGCTGTCCCACATCAATGCGCGGCTGAACATGGGCATCCTAGGAT CCTACGACCCTCAGCAGATCTTCAAGTGCAAAGGGACCTTCGTGGGCCACCAGGGCCCCGTCTGGTGTCTCTGTGTCTACTCCATGGGTGACCTGCTCTTCAGCGGCTCCTCCGACAAGACTATCAAG GTGTGGGACACGTGCACCACCTACAAGTGCCAGAAGACCCTCGAGGGCCACGATGGCATCGTGCTGGCGCTCTGCATCCAGGG gTGCAAACTCTACAGTGGCTCCGCAGACTGCACCATCATC GTGTGGGACATCCAGAACCTGCAGAAAGTGAACACCATCCGGGCCCACGACAACCCCGTGTGCACCCTGGTGTCTTCCCACAACATGCTCTTCAGCGGCTCCCTGAAGGCCATCAAG GTCTGGGACATCGTGGGCACAGAGCTGAAGCTGAAGAAGGAGCTCACAGGCCTCAACCACTGGGTGCGGGCCCTGGTGGCTGCCCAGAGCTACCTGTACAGCGGCTCCTACCAGACAATCAAG ATCTGGGACATCCGGACCCTGGACTGCATCCACGTCTTGCAGACGTCCGGGGGCAGCGTCTACTCAATCGCGGTGACGAATCACCACATCGTGTGCGGCACCTACGAGAATCTCATCCAC GTGTGGGACATTGAGTCCAAGGAGCAGGTGCGGACCCTAACGGGCCACGTGGGCACAGTGTACGCCCTGGCGGTCATCTCCACACCAGACCAGACCAAAGTCTTCAGTGCGTCCTACGACCGGTCCCTCAGG GTCTGGAGCATGGACAACATGATCTGCACACAGACCCTGCTGCGTCACCAGGGGAGTGTGACGGCGCTGGCCGTGTCCCGGGGCCGGCTCTTCTCAGGGGCTGTGGACAGCACCGTGAAG GTGTGGACTTGCTAA
- the TRAF7 gene encoding E3 ubiquitin-protein ligase TRAF7 isoform X1 has product MSSGKSARYSRFCTPDCTAATRMETTFGPAFSAVTTVAKADGAGTYKQHRRTPSSSSSLAYSPREEEDSMPPISTPRRSDSAISVRSLHSESSMSLRSTFSLPEEEEEPEPLVFAEQPSVKLCCQLCCSVFKDPVITTCGHTFCRRCALKSEKCPVDHAKLTVVVNNIAVAEQIGELFIHCRHGCRVAGGGKPPAFEVDPRGCPFTIKLSARKEHESSCDYRPVRCPNNPGCPPLLTMNLEAHLKECEHIKCPHSKYGCTFIGNQDTYETHLETCRFEGLKEFLQQTDDRFHEMHVALAQKDQEIGFLRSMLGKLSERVDQLEKSLELKFDVLDENQSKLSEDLMEFRRDASMLNDELSHINARLNMGILGSYDPQQIFKCKGTFVGHQGPVWCLCVYSMGDLLFSGSSDKTIKVWDTCTTYKCQKTLEGHDGIVLALCIQGCKLYSGSADCTIIVWDIQNLQKVNTIRAHDNPVCTLVSSHNMLFSGSLKAIKVWDIVGTELKLKKELTGLNHWVRALVAAQSYLYSGSYQTIKIWDIRTLDCIHVLQTSGGSVYSIAVTNHHIVCGTYENLIHVWDIESKEQVRTLTGHVGTVYALAVISTPDQTKVFSASYDRSLRVWSMDNMICTQTLLRHQGSVTALAVSRGRLFSGAVDSTVKVWTC; this is encoded by the exons ATGAGCTCTGGCAAGAGCGCCCGCTACAGCCGCTTCTGCACTCCAGACTGCACTGCTGCG ACCAGAATGGAAACGACCTTCGGGCCTGCCTTTTCGGCCGTCACCACTGTCGCGAAAG CGGACGGAGCCGGCACGTACAAGCAGCACCGCAGGACGCCTTCctcctccagctctctggcctaCTCCCCGCGAGAGGAAGAGGACAGCATG CCCCCCATCAGCACTCCCCGCCGCTCCGACTCCGCCATCTCTGTGCGCTCCCTACACTCCGAGTCCAGCATGTCCCTGCGCTCCACGTTCTCGCtgcccgaggaggaggaggagccg gAGCCGCTGGTGTTTGCAGAGCAGCCCTCCGTGAAGCTGTGTTGCCAGCTGTGCTGCAGCGTGTTCAAGGACCCCGTGATCACCACGTGCGGG CACACGTTCTGTAGAAGATGTGCCCTCAAGTCAG aGAAGTGTCCCGTGGACCACGCCAAGCTGACGGTGGTGGTGAACAACATCGCGGTGGCCGAGCAGATCGGGGAGCTCTTCATCCACTGCAGGCACGGCTGCCGGGTGGCGGGGGGCGGGAAGCCCCCCGCCTTCGAGGTGGACCCCCGAGGGTGCCCCTTCACCATCAAGCTCAGCGCCCGCAA GGAGCACGAGAGCAGCTGCGACTACAGGCCTGTGCGGTGCCCCAACAACCCCGGCTGCCCCCCGCTCCTGACGATGAACCTGGAGGCCCACCTCAAGGAATGCGAGCACATCAAGTGTCCTCACTCCAAGTACGG ATGCACGTTCATCGGGAACCAGGACACGTACGAGACGCACCTGGAGACGTGCCGCTTCGAGGGCCTGAAGGAGTTCCTGCAGCAGACGGACGACCGCTTCCACGAGATGCacgtggcgctggcccagaagGACCAGGAGATCGGCTTCCTGCGCTCCATGTTGGGCAAGCTCTCCGAGAGGGTGGACCAGCTGGagaagagcctggagctcaagtTCG ATGTCCTGGATGAGAACCAGAGCAAGCTCAGCGAGGACCTCATGGAGTTCCGCAGAGACGCGTCCATGCTGAAT GACGAGCTGTCCCACATCAATGCGCGGCTGAACATGGGCATCCTAGGAT CCTACGACCCTCAGCAGATCTTCAAGTGCAAAGGGACCTTCGTGGGCCACCAGGGCCCCGTCTGGTGTCTCTGTGTCTACTCCATGGGTGACCTGCTCTTCAGCGGCTCCTCCGACAAGACTATCAAG GTGTGGGACACGTGCACCACCTACAAGTGCCAGAAGACCCTCGAGGGCCACGATGGCATCGTGCTGGCGCTCTGCATCCAGGG gTGCAAACTCTACAGTGGCTCCGCAGACTGCACCATCATC GTGTGGGACATCCAGAACCTGCAGAAAGTGAACACCATCCGGGCCCACGACAACCCCGTGTGCACCCTGGTGTCTTCCCACAACATGCTCTTCAGCGGCTCCCTGAAGGCCATCAAG GTCTGGGACATCGTGGGCACAGAGCTGAAGCTGAAGAAGGAGCTCACAGGCCTCAACCACTGGGTGCGGGCCCTGGTGGCTGCCCAGAGCTACCTGTACAGCGGCTCCTACCAGACAATCAAG ATCTGGGACATCCGGACCCTGGACTGCATCCACGTCTTGCAGACGTCCGGGGGCAGCGTCTACTCAATCGCGGTGACGAATCACCACATCGTGTGCGGCACCTACGAGAATCTCATCCAC GTGTGGGACATTGAGTCCAAGGAGCAGGTGCGGACCCTAACGGGCCACGTGGGCACAGTGTACGCCCTGGCGGTCATCTCCACACCAGACCAGACCAAAGTCTTCAGTGCGTCCTACGACCGGTCCCTCAGG GTCTGGAGCATGGACAACATGATCTGCACACAGACCCTGCTGCGTCACCAGGGGAGTGTGACGGCGCTGGCCGTGTCCCGGGGCCGGCTCTTCTCAGGGGCTGTGGACAGCACCGTGAAG GTGTGGACTTGCTAA